In Conger conger chromosome 12, fConCon1.1, whole genome shotgun sequence, one DNA window encodes the following:
- the pbdc1 gene encoding protein PBDC1 yields the protein MASGNGLASLGVEGATAAAQALSLPADAYGNDHQLEVMWAMKAYQHAEIYFNLISSVDPKFLKLTKVDDKIYSAFREAFADLNVEMLDPDLLKSNDAKEKWRPFCNEFDGLVEDFNYGTLLRLDCRKDYTEENTIFATRIQFFAVEIARNRESYNSAIYNAKKRSVETGQS from the exons ATGGCTTCTGGAAACGGACTTGCTTCTTTG GGTGTAGAAGGAGCCACCGCCGCAGCGCAggcgctctctctcccagctgATGCGTACGGAAATGAC CATCAGCTGGAGGTAATGTGGGCAATGAAAGCCTACCAACATGCTGAAATTTACTTTAAT CTCATCTCATCTGTAGATCCTAAATTTCTGAAGCTCACAAAAGTTGACGATAAGATTTACTCTGCGTTCAGGGAGGCGTTTGCCGACCTGAATGTTGAAATGCTGGACCCAGACTTGCTGAAGTCAAATGACGCCAAAGAG AAATGGAGGCCATTTTGCAATGAGTTTGATGGTCTTGTGGAGGACTTCAACTACGGCACGCTTCTACGGCTGGACTGCCGGAAGGACTATACGGAGGAGAACACCATATTTG CTACCAGAATCCAGTTCTTCGCCGTGGAGATTGCAAGGAACAGGGAAAGCTACAACAGTGCGATCTACAATGCAAAGAAACGCAGTGTGGAGACAGGACAGAGCTAA